A stretch of DNA from Cerasicoccus sp. TK19100:
CCTTCTGGGCAAAACGGAACCTCCGGCGATACCAACCGGAGGTTTTTTATTCGAGCGAGGAAAGGTTACCTGAGGCCTCAAGGCGTCGCGGCGTCTACATAAGTGGTGACAGTCCATCTCCAGCCTTCGACAAGCTCTTGGAGTTCTCAACTCTTCGCGGACAAAATAAAACCTCCGGGGAATGTCCACCGGAGGTTTTGAAATTGGAGCGAGCGAAGAGGTTCGAACTCTCGACATCCACCTTGGCAAGGTGGTGCTCTACCAACTGAGCTACGCTCGCATTTGAGAAAGTGCAAAATAGTGCTGCTTCAAGAGCCTTTGTCAAGCTCTACGAGCATTCTTTTTCGAACATTTTCTGGAAGTGGAACAAATCCCTCATCATCAAGGCGTTCCGCAAGATCATCGCCCAGTAAACTGCGCAAAAGTGGTTTTAATTCTGCCTGTTTGTTAATCGGAAAAACCAAGTAATAGCTCAAACGCAGCGGATACTCCCCATAGTGCACATTTTCCGGAGTTGGGCCGAATGCAAACTCGTCATCACCGGATACCGACAGCGCTCGCACCTTCTCCCCAAGGAGGACTTGGTTGGAGATGCCGATCGAGCCGCTGTCGCTGGCAATCATCTCCATTAACTGCAGGTTGTTGTTTACGCGGTTCACATTAGCCTTAAGCGATCCGCTGTTGAGCACCTCAAATTTGAAAAGCTCCAGCACGATCGTTCCATCGTTATCCAGAGCCAGTGGCAGGATGGAGCGCTGAGCGATCGGCCCCTGTAGGTTGAGTTCGCCCCAGCGGTTAAACTTCTCCTGGGAAGCCCCGTAAATACCGGCCAGCTGAGAAGTGGAAATCTCCGTAAGTGGATTGAACTTCTCCACCACAATGTAGGCTACCTCGTAGGCGATGGGGATAGCCTTGAATTTCGTGCTATCCGGCAAGTGCGTCTCATCCGGTGCGGCAAGCACGGCTAGATCTGCATCACCGCTTTTGAGGTTCTCTTTGCCGGGGACAGAGCCGATAAATTCCGTGCTTATGCTCAGGTCGTTATGCTGAGCGTATCCCTCAACGACGGGCAGAACGGCGGGAGCTAGCAGGTCGGAGCCCACCACCGTCCACTCAGCCATTGAGCAGAGTGGCGTCAGCAGGGCGATGAAAGGGATAAAATTTCGCATAACCGGAGATTTGACAGGGAGTTAAAAGCGCCCTGGAGCAGCTATCAATGTAATTCTCAAGTGCATGACCCATTGTAACCTCAAAAGTTCCCTCACTTTAGCCATCACGGTCAAAGCGTTAAAAAGATCAGCAAGATCGAACGTCATTTGAGCGTAGTCCAATAGCACAACCAAAATGAACGATAACCGCATCCCATCATAAGCATAAACCCTCATTTGTATCATTTCAACTTTACATGGCCAGCGATCCATCCTTCTGTGATAATTAATCTAGCATTAAAGGAAATGAGCATGCCAACAAACCATAGCCGAAGCGGAGATTTAGACGAACTGGAGCATGACCTGGAGAAACTGGCGGATAAAAATGAGCGACGTGGCCTCATTTTAGCCAGCACATGCGCCGTGATGGCCTCGCTAATTCCAGCTCTGGCCGCCATGCTAATGGGCTTTAGCTTAACCGGCCGATCATTTACCTTTTGGGCTCTCTCAATCATAGCAGGCTGCATCCTCGCATTCACTATCTGGTATTGTCTGCTGCTGACACTCGTTCCCCCGCGCGACCATCTGAAAAAGATGATTCATGCCATCCAATACGCCGGAAAGCACCCCAACTGCGTGAGCAGCAATCTCGGCGGTCAAGAGATCAACATCCACCTACCCGAAGAACGGATTATCCTGACAGGTCCAGAGGCAATGCTCTTCCGCAAGCACTGGACCAATGCAAAATAAAAGCGACCCATTCCTGGATCGCTTTTAGCAAAGAGATTGGCGAAGCAACTAGTAGTTCTTCTTTTTCGCCAGCTTTTGAATAACTGCGAAGCGGACCACGCGCTCGAGTTCTTCGATCTGCGCCGGGTCGACATTCTCGTCCTTGGCCTTCTGCAGGGCTGCCTCCGCACGCTTCTGCGCCTCTTCCACCAGGTTGATATCGATCTTCTCGATGTCGATGGCGGCTTCGGTTAGGATGGAGATCGTGTCGTTCTGCACACGGGCAAAGCCCTGGTCAATGGCGAGGTGTTCAACGGAACCACCTTTTGCGGTCACTTCGCCGCCTTCGACAACAGTCAAGAGCGGTTGGTGCCCGGGCAGGATGTCGATTTCGCCCTGCTTGGTCGGCAGGACCACCTCATCGACCGACTTGCTGTAGACGATCTTTTCGGGCGTGACGATTTCGAGTTTAAGAGCCATGTGAGCTTAGGCCTTCGCCTTTTCGAGGACGGAGTCGATGCCGGCCTTCATGTAAAAGTCATTTTCGTTCACGTGGTCGAGCTCACCATCGAGGATCATCTTGAAGCCCTTGATGGTTTCGGCAACCGGAACGTAAACGCCGGGGAAGCCAGTGAAGATTTCCGCCACGTGGAACGGCTGAGACAGGAACTTCTGGATCTTACGAGCGCGGAAGACGACTTGCTTGTCTTCTTCGGAAAGCTCGTCGAGGCCGAGAATCGCGATGATGTCCTGCAGGTCCTTGTAGCGCTGCAACACCTGCTGAACGCCACGGGCCACTGCGAAGTGCTCTTCGCCCACGATGTCCGGAGCCAACGCGTTGGACACCGATGCCAGCGGGTCAACCGCCGGGTAAATGCCGAGCTCGGCAATACGGCGCTCAAGAACGATGGTGGAGTCCAGGTGAGCAAAGGTGTTCGCCGGAGCCGGGTCAGTCAAGTCGTCCGCCGGAACGTAAACGGCTTGGAAGGACGTAATCGAACCCTTCTTGGTGGAGGTAATACGCTCCTGGAGGATGCCCATTTCCTGAGCCAGCGTCGGCTGGTAACCCACCGCAGACGGCGAGCGACCGAGCAGCGCGGACACCTCGGAACCGGCCTGCGAGAAGCGGAAGATGTTGTCGACGAACAGGAGCACGTCCTGGTTCTTTTCGTCACGGAAGTATTCGGCCATGGCCAGACCAGACAGCGCCACACGCATACGTGCGCCGGGCGGTTCGTTCATCTGACCGTAAACGAGGGCCACCTTGGACTTGGAAAGATCGTCTTGGTTGATAACGCCACCTTCGGACATTTCCCAGTAAAGGTCATTACCTTCGCGGGAACGCTCACCCACACCAGCGAACACGGAGTAACCACCGTGCGCCTTAGCGATGTTGTTAATGAGCTCCATGATGACCACGGTCTTACCAACACCAGCACCACCGAAAGCGCCAACCTTACCACCTTTAATGAAGGGGCAGATGAGGTCGATAACCTTAATGCCGGTCTCAAGGATGTTCGCTTCCACGTCTTGGTCGACGAGCGCTGGCGGCTGGCGGTGAATCGGGTAACGCTTCTCCGTGACGCAAGGTCCGCGCTCGTCCACGGTGTCGCCGGTGACGTTGAAGATGCGGCCCAGAACGGGCTCACCAACGGGAACGGTGATCGGGCTGCCGGTGTCGGTGACATCCATGCCGCGAACGAGGCCCTCAGTGGAGCTCATCGCAACCGCGCGGACAGCGCCTTCACCCAGGTGCTGCTGCACCTCGATCGTCAGGCGGGTCTCTTTGCCCTGCACCGTGAAGTCGATGTGCAGTGCGTTAAAGATTTCGGGGACATTGCCCTCTGTGAACTGCACGTCTACGACGGCGCCGAGGATTTGGACGATTTTACCGATGTTAGCCATGGGACAAATGTGGTGAGGGTTCTTCTTAAAGTTAGTTGAATTGCGTAGCGGCGGCGATTTCCAGAATTTCCTGGGTAATAGCAGCCTGGCGGGCTTTATTGTATTCGAGGGTCAGGTCGCTGACGAGGTTCTTGGCGTTGTCGGTCGCCGACTTCATCGCCACCATACGGGCGCTGTGTTCGGAGGCCTTGGCACCGAGCAGACTCTGGAAAATGAGCTGCTTGACGTAGAGAGCCGGCAGCTCTTCGAGAATCTCGTTCGGGCTGGGCTCGAAAATCATTTCGCGGTCATCCGAGCTGGTGTCGGATAGCTCGATCTTGTTGCGCTTCTTGACGTCCTCAATGAGGTCGTGGATGTCAGTCATCGGCACGATCGGCATCAGCGTTGGCTGCTGCAAGAGGGTGTTGATGAATGCGCTGTAAAGGATCTCGATGGTGTCGATCTTGCCCTCTTCGTAGAGCTCGAGCATGTAGTTCACAATCGCGCGGACTTCGGCGTAGGTCACCTTGTCCGAGAGCGGGAAGTCCGCCATCAGCGGGCGCTTGGTGCGCGAGAGGAACTGCGTGGCCTTCTTGCCGATGGCGATGTAAACCGCATCGTCCTTGATGGCCATGATCTCCTTGAAGAGGTTACCGTTGAGCGGTCCGCAAAGGCCCTTGTCGGTGCCGATAACGAGGATGCCGCGGCGCTTCACTTCGCGCTTTTGCAAGAGCGGGTGATTCTGGGCAATTTCCTGACCGGCGACGGACTCAAGAATCTCAGCGAGCAGCACGGCATAGGCGCGGCCAGCCGTGGCTGCATCCTGCGCCTTCTTCATCTTCGACGCCGCCACGAGCTGCATCGCGCGGGTAATCTGCGATGTGTTCTTGACCGACTTAATGCGGCCGCGAATTTCCTTGGTTGAGGGCATTGATCAAAAATTCAAAATTATAAATGCAAAATTCAAAAAGCAGGACGCTGAGCTATGCTTTCGATTTCTTTATGATGGTCGTGAAAATTGCGGTCAGTTGCTTGGTTTCTGCAATGATTGGTTCGAGCTTATCGGCGGGAAAT
This window harbors:
- the atpD gene encoding F0F1 ATP synthase subunit beta; protein product: MANIGKIVQILGAVVDVQFTEGNVPEIFNALHIDFTVQGKETRLTIEVQQHLGEGAVRAVAMSSTEGLVRGMDVTDTGSPITVPVGEPVLGRIFNVTGDTVDERGPCVTEKRYPIHRQPPALVDQDVEANILETGIKVIDLICPFIKGGKVGAFGGAGVGKTVVIMELINNIAKAHGGYSVFAGVGERSREGNDLYWEMSEGGVINQDDLSKSKVALVYGQMNEPPGARMRVALSGLAMAEYFRDEKNQDVLLFVDNIFRFSQAGSEVSALLGRSPSAVGYQPTLAQEMGILQERITSTKKGSITSFQAVYVPADDLTDPAPANTFAHLDSTIVLERRIAELGIYPAVDPLASVSNALAPDIVGEEHFAVARGVQQVLQRYKDLQDIIAILGLDELSEEDKQVVFRARKIQKFLSQPFHVAEIFTGFPGVYVPVAETIKGFKMILDGELDHVNENDFYMKAGIDSVLEKAKA
- a CDS encoding PstS family phosphate ABC transporter substrate-binding protein, whose translation is MRNFIPFIALLTPLCSMAEWTVVGSDLLAPAVLPVVEGYAQHNDLSISTEFIGSVPGKENLKSGDADLAVLAAPDETHLPDSTKFKAIPIAYEVAYIVVEKFNPLTEISTSQLAGIYGASQEKFNRWGELNLQGPIAQRSILPLALDNDGTIVLELFKFEVLNSGSLKANVNRVNNNLQLMEMIASDSGSIGISNQVLLGEKVRALSVSGDDEFAFGPTPENVHYGEYPLRLSYYLVFPINKQAELKPLLRSLLGDDLAERLDDEGFVPLPENVRKRMLVELDKGS
- the atpG gene encoding ATP synthase F1 subunit gamma, whose translation is MPSTKEIRGRIKSVKNTSQITRAMQLVAASKMKKAQDAATAGRAYAVLLAEILESVAGQEIAQNHPLLQKREVKRRGILVIGTDKGLCGPLNGNLFKEIMAIKDDAVYIAIGKKATQFLSRTKRPLMADFPLSDKVTYAEVRAIVNYMLELYEEGKIDTIEILYSAFINTLLQQPTLMPIVPMTDIHDLIEDVKKRNKIELSDTSSDDREMIFEPSPNEILEELPALYVKQLIFQSLLGAKASEHSARMVAMKSATDNAKNLVSDLTLEYNKARQAAITQEILEIAAATQFN
- the atpC gene encoding ATP synthase F1 subunit epsilon; translation: MALKLEIVTPEKIVYSKSVDEVVLPTKQGEIDILPGHQPLLTVVEGGEVTAKGGSVEHLAIDQGFARVQNDTISILTEAAIDIEKIDINLVEEAQKRAEAALQKAKDENVDPAQIEELERVVRFAVIQKLAKKKNY